From a single bacterium genomic region:
- a CDS encoding GNAT family N-acetyltransferase — translation MRTLDVERLAAGDYGLIKPLLVELHLGEQVHYSDHPQLSRGEIEHHLADVPSAFRGENIVYAVRDEVGEVIGFCWIVLYDPGTGLEGEVAEVYVATEHRGRGIGEMLLKRAVKLFQERHVTLAYVWTRPDNESAVRLYRSAGFQTSRQLVMTWYPTEPSRSS, via the coding sequence ATGAGAACACTGGATGTCGAGCGCCTCGCGGCCGGTGATTATGGCCTCATCAAGCCGCTTTTGGTCGAGCTCCACCTCGGCGAGCAGGTCCACTATTCGGACCATCCGCAGCTGAGTCGCGGCGAGATCGAGCACCACCTGGCGGACGTCCCGTCGGCGTTTCGGGGTGAGAACATCGTCTACGCCGTCCGCGACGAGGTGGGCGAGGTGATCGGCTTCTGCTGGATCGTCCTCTACGACCCGGGGACCGGGCTCGAGGGTGAGGTCGCCGAGGTTTACGTCGCCACCGAGCACCGTGGACGGGGCATCGGCGAGATGCTGCTCAAGCGGGCGGTGAAGCTGTTCCAGGAACGCCATGTCACGCTCGCCTACGTCTGGACGCGCCCGGACAACGAGTCCGCGGTCCGCCTCTATCGATCGGCCGGCTTCCAGACCAGCCGGCAGCTGGTCATGACCTGGTACCCGACGGAGCCCTCTCGCAGCAGCTGA
- the dnaK gene encoding molecular chaperone DnaK, translated as MPKTVGIDLGTTNSVIAVMEGGEPVVIPNSEGSRTTPSVVAFTKSGERMVGTLARRQAAVNPENTVYSIKRFMGRKLSEVDSERKIVPYEVKPGKDDRAVVRIPNADKEFTPEEISAMILQKLKADAEAYLGEKVTDAVITVPAYFNDSQRQATKNAGQIAGLNVLRIINEPTAASLAYGLDKKANETILVFDLGGGTFDVSVLDVGDGVFEVKSTNGDTHLGGDDYDRRIVDWLAEEFKKQNGIDLKADRQALQRLTEAAERAKIELSSRLETTLNLPFITADQTGPKHLEMTLTRAKFESLTADLTERCRQPFLSALKDAGLTPQQIDEVVLVGGSTRMPVIQQLVKNLLGGKEAHKGVNPDEVVAVGAAIQAGVLKGEVKDILLLDVTPLSLGVETLGGVFTKLIERNTTIPTSRSQVFSTAADNQTSVEVHVLQGEREMAHDNRTLGRFHLDGIPPAPRGMPQVEVTFDLDANGILNVKAQDKGTGREQSVTITASSTLAKDEVERMVKEAEVHAAEDRSKREDVELRNQADQMIHQAEKVMKDNADKIPDDVKTEVTAKLESLKTAAKGSDAAALRKQMDDFNEALQKIGQHIYQQAGAPAGGAPQDGSPAAEGEQKKEEDVVDADYREVN; from the coding sequence ATGCCGAAGACCGTAGGAATCGACCTGGGGACGACCAACTCCGTCATCGCCGTTATGGAAGGCGGCGAGCCTGTCGTCATCCCCAACTCCGAAGGTTCCAGGACCACACCCTCGGTGGTCGCTTTCACCAAGTCCGGTGAGCGGATGGTGGGTACCCTCGCCCGCCGGCAGGCGGCCGTCAACCCCGAGAACACCGTCTATTCGATCAAGCGCTTCATGGGCCGCAAGCTCTCCGAGGTGGACTCGGAGCGGAAGATCGTGCCCTACGAGGTCAAGCCGGGCAAGGACGACCGCGCCGTGGTCAGGATCCCGAACGCGGACAAGGAGTTCACCCCAGAAGAGATCTCGGCCATGATCCTGCAGAAGCTCAAGGCGGACGCCGAGGCCTACCTGGGCGAGAAGGTGACCGACGCGGTCATCACCGTCCCCGCCTACTTCAACGACTCGCAGCGCCAGGCGACCAAGAACGCCGGCCAGATCGCGGGTCTCAACGTGCTCCGAATCATCAATGAGCCCACCGCGGCATCGCTGGCCTACGGCCTCGACAAGAAGGCCAACGAGACCATCCTGGTCTTCGACCTGGGCGGCGGCACCTTCGACGTGTCCGTCCTCGACGTCGGCGACGGCGTCTTCGAGGTGAAGTCCACCAACGGCGACACCCACCTCGGCGGCGACGATTACGACCGGCGCATCGTCGACTGGCTGGCCGAGGAGTTCAAGAAGCAGAACGGCATCGACCTGAAGGCCGACCGCCAGGCCCTGCAGCGCCTCACCGAGGCTGCCGAGCGAGCGAAGATCGAGCTGTCGAGCCGGCTGGAGACGACCCTCAACCTGCCCTTCATCACCGCCGACCAGACCGGCCCCAAGCACCTCGAGATGACGCTCACCCGCGCCAAGTTCGAGTCGCTGACCGCGGATCTGACCGAGCGCTGCCGGCAGCCGTTCCTGTCGGCGCTGAAAGACGCCGGCCTCACGCCCCAGCAGATCGACGAGGTCGTGCTCGTCGGCGGTTCGACCCGTATGCCGGTGATCCAGCAGCTGGTCAAGAACCTGCTGGGCGGCAAGGAGGCGCACAAGGGCGTCAACCCGGACGAGGTGGTCGCGGTCGGGGCGGCGATCCAGGCCGGCGTGCTCAAGGGCGAGGTGAAGGACATCCTGCTCCTCGACGTGACCCCGCTCTCACTCGGCGTCGAAACGCTGGGCGGCGTGTTCACCAAGCTCATCGAGCGCAACACGACGATCCCGACGTCCCGCTCCCAGGTCTTTTCCACCGCGGCCGACAACCAGACTTCGGTCGAGGTCCACGTCCTCCAGGGTGAGCGCGAGATGGCGCACGACAACCGCACGCTCGGCCGCTTCCACCTGGACGGGATTCCGCCCGCACCGCGCGGCATGCCGCAGGTCGAGGTCACCTTCGACCTCGACGCCAACGGCATCCTCAACGTCAAGGCGCAGGACAAGGGCACCGGCCGCGAGCAGTCGGTGACGATCACCGCGTCCTCGACCCTGGCCAAGGACGAGGTCGAGCGGATGGTCAAGGAGGCCGAGGTCCACGCCGCCGAGGACCGCTCGAAGCGCGAAGACGTCGAGCTGCGCAACCAGGCGGACCAGATGATCCACCAGGCCGAAAAGGTCATGAAGGACAACGCCGACAAGATCCCCGACGACGTCAAAACCGAGGTCACCGCCAAGCTCGAGTCGCTGAAGACGGCGGCCAAGGGCTCGGACGCCGCGGCTCTTCGCAAGCAGATGGACGACTTCAACGAGGCGCTGCAGAAGATCGGACAGCACATCTACCAGCAGGCCGGCGCGCCCGCCGGCGGCGCCCCGCAGGACGGCTCCCCGGCAGCGGAAGGGGAGCAGAAAAAGGAAGAGGACGTCGTCGACGCCGACTACCGGGAGGTCAACTAA
- a CDS encoding DUF2029 domain-containing protein: MKLVTYLRSRTRLWAAAGLWAGLLLLAFDLYASAVTYIPQYRVRNDFRLIYGAALTGLDHGYGHLYDLTAQKAAVEGLGSGFYWSPFLNPPPLAWLGTPFTVLPFGVAIVAWTALIVAASLLAWHLAAPGGRLARAAHLALWLGLFPVAFGLMVGQPVALAAAALAACWWLAGHNRTVAAGLALSLIAIKPQVALLVPLCLLASGHGRIFGAWLSATGLAALVALALLGPEGLHRYREVLALASQWEPTRRYAIAGPLGLGPQLYAVQALVVAGALAAAWRQRHAGVGPPIAAGIVGSLLFTPYVGFQDFAMLVVAGWLVLRSQPTPWQVALLVVGYVLLELALLLPAVPILVAEACFLATLWWPAAIRPPTIDGELVPAT, translated from the coding sequence GTGAAGTTGGTCACGTACCTGCGGTCGCGAACCCGGCTCTGGGCGGCCGCAGGGCTGTGGGCCGGCCTTTTGCTGCTGGCCTTCGACCTCTACGCCTCGGCCGTCACCTACATCCCCCAATACCGAGTCCGAAACGACTTCCGGCTCATCTACGGCGCGGCGCTCACGGGCCTCGATCACGGCTACGGCCACCTTTACGACCTGACGGCGCAAAAGGCCGCGGTGGAGGGGCTTGGGTCGGGCTTCTACTGGTCGCCGTTTCTGAACCCACCGCCGCTGGCCTGGCTCGGGACTCCTTTCACAGTCCTTCCCTTCGGCGTCGCGATCGTGGCCTGGACCGCCCTGATCGTTGCCGCATCGCTGCTCGCCTGGCACCTGGCCGCGCCGGGCGGCCGCCTGGCGCGCGCCGCCCATCTCGCCCTGTGGTTGGGGCTCTTCCCGGTCGCGTTCGGCTTGATGGTGGGGCAGCCGGTCGCCCTGGCGGCTGCCGCGTTGGCCGCATGCTGGTGGCTGGCCGGCCACAACCGCACCGTGGCGGCCGGGCTCGCCCTGAGCCTGATCGCCATCAAGCCGCAGGTCGCCTTGCTCGTGCCGCTGTGCCTGCTCGCGTCAGGCCATGGGCGCATCTTCGGCGCCTGGCTCTCGGCCACCGGGCTGGCGGCCCTGGTCGCGCTGGCGTTGCTCGGCCCGGAGGGGCTGCACCGCTACCGCGAGGTGCTCGCCCTGGCCTCGCAGTGGGAGCCGACGCGGCGTTACGCCATCGCCGGCCCGCTCGGCCTCGGCCCGCAGCTCTACGCCGTGCAGGCGCTGGTCGTGGCCGGGGCCCTCGCGGCGGCCTGGCGCCAGCGCCATGCCGGTGTCGGGCCGCCGATCGCCGCGGGCATCGTCGGCTCCCTTCTCTTCACCCCCTACGTCGGCTTCCAGGACTTCGCCATGCTGGTCGTCGCGGGCTGGCTGGTCCTGCGGTCCCAGCCCACGCCATGGCAGGTGGCGCTGCTGGTCGTGGGCTACGTGCTGCTGGAGCTCGCGCTGCTGTTGCCGGCCGTACCGATCCTGGTCGCGGAGGCGTGCTTTCTGGCGACGTTGTGGTGGCCGGCCGCCATCCGCCCACCGACGATCGATGGCGAGCTGGTGCCTGCCACCTGA